The Verrucomicrobiia bacterium sequence TTCTCCTCGCGCGTCAACGTGGCCACCAGCTTCATCACCGGCAGGTCCATCGGCTTGGGATGATCCAAGTGCACCGTGGTCAGTGCGCTTCGTGAGTCGTCGATGTTCCAACCGGCGCCCGGCAGGCAAAACTGCGGCTTGTGAATGCTGGTCCGGTCCGTGCCCATCAAAACCGTCGTGGCCATGATCGGCGGGCCGTCCGGTTGCGTGGGATCGCGATAATAAACCTGGCCGAAGCTGGTGTCCGCCGGAAGCGCATCCACAACCGTTTTGTCCATTTCGCGCGCCTCCGCCTGGTAACCGGGCACGTTGGTAGGCATCTCGATCTGCAACCGCGCACTGCCCGGAATGGGTGCCGTTTTGACACCGGGCAAACCGAGCCGCTGCTTTTCCTTGAATTGCCTCAAGGCCACAGCGCT is a genomic window containing:
- a CDS encoding exosortase-associated EpsI family protein; this encodes MKRREAILLAVGLLLIAASAVALRQFKEKQRLGLPGVKTAPIPGSARLQIEMPTNVPGYQAEAREMDKTVVDALPADTSFGQVYYRDPTQPDGPPIMATTVLMGTDRTSIHKPQFCLPGAGWNIDDSRSALTTVHLDHPKPMDLPVMKLVATLTREENGRKVNYSGIYVYWFVAHDAVTAEHWKRMWWMTEELVKTGELQRWAYISYFLPCLPGQEDEAFARIKKLMKVTVPQFQTAWPTPAPTVADAR